A window of Nonomuraea angiospora genomic DNA:
CGGCCCCCAGTCGGTGGGGAGCGCGGCCGAGAGCGCCATCCAGAGCGGCAGCGTCGGGATCGCGATCAGGAACTCGATGACCCGCTGCACGGCGTTGTCCACGCCGCCCCCGAAATATCCGGATATGCCGCCTATGAGCATGCCGAGTAAGAAGCTGGCCGCGACCCCCACCAGGCCGATCGACAGCGACACCCGGGCCCCGTGGATGAGCCTGGACAGCAGGTCGCGCCCGTTCTGGTCGGAGCCCAGCAGGAAGACGGGATCGCCCTTGGTGACCGGGCCGATCAGGTGGACGTCGGACGGGATCAGGCCCAGCAGCTCGTACTCGTCGCCGTGTACGAACAGCCCGACGTCGATCCGCCGGCCGGGGTCCTCGGTGTAGCGCTGCTCGTACGTCTTCGGGTCGCGCTCGGTGCGGTAGCCGTTCACGTACAGGCCGAGGTCGCCCGAGAAGCGCAGCACCTGCGGCGGCGCGTACGTCATTGACGTGTTCGCGGTCGCGCTGGACATCGGCGCGAAGAACTCCGCGAAGATCGCCACGAAATACACCGGCACCAGGATGGCCATCCCGGCCAGCGCGAGCCGGTGCCTGCGGAACTGCCGCCACATCAGCCGCCACTGCGGCAGCGTTCCCACTTCCTTGGTCGGTCGCCTGAGGAACATGCGCCGCTACTCTCTCTTGTACCGTTTGCGGATTCGCGGGTCCCACCACGCCAGCGCCAGGTCGCTCACCACGGTTCCGATCACGGTCAGCGTGCTGAGGATCATGATGAAGCTGCCGACCAGGTACATGTCCTGGTTCATGACGCCGTTGAGCAGCAGCGGGCCGCCGGTCGGCAGGCTCATGACCACCGACACGATCGTCTCCCCGCCGATCAGGCCGGGCAGCAGCCAGCCGACCGTGCTGAAGAACGGGCTGAGCGACATCCGCACCGGGTACTTCAGCAGCAGCTTCCACTCCGGCAGGCCCTTGGCCCTGGCCGTGTGCACGTACGGTCGATACAGCTCGTCCAGCAGGTTCGCCCGGGTGACGCGGATCATGCCGGCGGTGCCGGACACGCCGATCACCACGATGGGCACCCACAGGTGGCCGAGCAGGTCGAGGACCTTGCCCAGGTTCCAGGCGGCGTCCTGGAACTCGGGGGAGAACAGGCCGCCGACGCTCTGGCCGAAGAAGCGGAAGCCGACGTACATGAGGATCAGCGCCAGCATGAACTCCGGCACCGCCATGCCGATGAACCCCAGGAACGAGAAGCCGTAGTCGCCCCACGAGTACTGCTTGACCGCGCTGTAGATGCCGATCGGGAACGCGATCGCCCAGACCATGAGCAGCGAGCTGATCGACAGCACCGCCGACAGCGCGACCCGCTCGCCGATGAGCGTGGAGACCGCCTGGTTCCAGGCAAACGATTGACCAAAATCGCCGTGCAGGAGGATCGCCGTGATCCAGCGCCAGTACTGCACCAGGAGCGGGTCGTCGAGGCCGTACCGGTGCCTGAGGTTGGCGATCTCAGCCGGAGTGAGGCCCTCGCCGCCCGCCTGCGCGTTGGCCACGAGCGTCGAGACGTAGTCGCCCGGCGGCAGGTTGATGATGACGAACGTGACGATCGAGATCGCCCAGAGCGTCACCACCACGTACACCAGGCGGCGGCCGAAGTAGCCCAGCACGTCGGCCCCTCAGAGGGAGTACTGCTCGGGCTGGGTCGGCCCGGGCGTGGGGAGTGCGTTGGCCATCGAGTCGGGCACGTTCTTGAAGCCGTTCGACACGATGCCGTACTCCTCCGGGTACGTGCTGATCCCGATCGCGTAGAACTGCTGCGCCGCGATCTCGATCACCTTCCTGGCGGACTCGATCGCCTTGGTGGTGTCGAACTCGGTGCGCATCGTGGTGAACGCCTCCAGCTGGTCGCGCACCTCCTTGGGCGGCTCGTCGCCGGCCTTGCCCTTGCTGCCGTACCACTGCGCCCAGCGGATGGCGTAGCGGGCGCTGCCGGAGTTGCTCGGCACGTAGTAGTGGTCGCCGCCGGTGCCCGTGATGATGTCGAAGTCGCTGCAGGTGTACGTGGAGGCCTGCGGCTGGTTCGCCATCGTGCGCTCGGTGAACAGCGTGCCCGCGACCGGGTCCACCCGCAGCCCGACCCCGACCGCCTCCCAGCCCTTCTTCACGAACTCCAGCGCCTCGGTGTGGTGCGGGAACTCGGTGCTGGCCATGACCGTGACGACCAGCGGCTTTCCGTCGGGACCCAGACGCTTGCCGTCGGCGTCCTTCTTGGTCAGCCCGGCCTTGTCGAGGTGCTCGTTCGCCTTGGCCACGTCGAACTCGGTGTACTGCTTGGCGAACGCCTCGTCGTAGACCACGTTCCGCTTGGACGGCGCGGCCTGCCACGGCTCGCCCTGGCCCGCGTACACGCCGTCGATGATCTCCTTGCGGTTGATCGCGTACGACAGCCCGATCCTGAAGTCCTTGTTCCTGAACAGCTCGCGCAGGTCGTCGTCCCCGACCGTCTGGTTGAACTGGATGATCATCGTGTTGCTGAGCCGGCTCGGCACGTCGAACAGCCGGTACTTGCCCTTGGCGGCGTTCTGGGAGACCAGCGGCTTGTTCTCCGGCGTGTTGAAGTTGCGCAGCTGCATGCCGATCTCGCCGTTCATGATCTTCAGCAGCTCGACCTGGACGTCGCCCAGCACCTCCGCCCGGTAGCGGTCGATGTACGGGAGCTGGCGCCCCTGCTGGTCGACCTTCCAGTAGTACGGGTTGCGCTCGGCCACCAGCGCCGTGCCCTTGCCGATCGGGTTGGTCACCTTCCAGGCGTGCAGCGTGGGCTGGTCGGCGTTGTGCCACGGGTCCTGCTTGAGCATGAACAGCTGCGTCCAGTCCTCGAGCTGCTGGTCCTTGGCGAGCTGGTCGGCGTCCGGGTTGTACTTCTTGTGGAACTGCTTGAGATAGTGCTTGGGCAGCAGGAACCCGCTCAGGCCGGGCCGCTCGAACGTCGCGACCGCGATCTGGAACAGCAGCCCCGCCTTCGGCTCCTTGTAGACGTAGCGGACGGTCCGCTCGTCCACCTTCTCGACCTTCACCCGCTCGGTGGTGCTGCCGTTCTCCAGGAAGAGGTCGTAGATGCCGGTGGTGTGCAGGTCGTGGTACGTGGCCACGTCCTCGAAGGCGAACAGCAGGTCGTCGGCGGTGCACGGCTGGCCGTCCGACCACTTGAGGCCCTCGCGCAGGCGGAAGACGTATTC
This region includes:
- a CDS encoding ABC transporter permease; this encodes MFLRRPTKEVGTLPQWRLMWRQFRRHRLALAGMAILVPVYFVAIFAEFFAPMSSATANTSMTYAPPQVLRFSGDLGLYVNGYRTERDPKTYEQRYTEDPGRRIDVGLFVHGDEYELLGLIPSDVHLIGPVTKGDPVFLLGSDQNGRDLLSRLIHGARVSLSIGLVGVAASFLLGMLIGGISGYFGGGVDNAVQRVIEFLIAIPTLPLWMALSAALPTDWGPLTRYFAITVILSLIGWTGLARDVRGRFLSLREEDFVMAARLDGVGRLSIIFRHMIPSFASHIIASLSLAIPSMILGETSLSFLGLGLQAPAVSWGVLLEGAQNVRVVANAPWLLAPGVAVVVVVVAMNFFGDGLRDAADPYGNRRVRRGRRRRAA
- a CDS encoding ABC transporter permease; translated protein: MLGYFGRRLVYVVVTLWAISIVTFVIINLPPGDYVSTLVANAQAGGEGLTPAEIANLRHRYGLDDPLLVQYWRWITAILLHGDFGQSFAWNQAVSTLIGERVALSAVLSISSLLMVWAIAFPIGIYSAVKQYSWGDYGFSFLGFIGMAVPEFMLALILMYVGFRFFGQSVGGLFSPEFQDAAWNLGKVLDLLGHLWVPIVVIGVSGTAGMIRVTRANLLDELYRPYVHTARAKGLPEWKLLLKYPVRMSLSPFFSTVGWLLPGLIGGETIVSVVMSLPTGGPLLLNGVMNQDMYLVGSFIMILSTLTVIGTVVSDLALAWWDPRIRKRYKRE
- a CDS encoding ABC transporter substrate-binding protein; translation: MTQHPLTRRNLLRGGGLLLLTTASGCSFFDTSPDTGGAVQAADMSAKESPALAQLVKSGKLPPLEQRLPKNPLVVTPLKEPGAYGGTWASAIVGDDDIDWLINTIGYEPLVRLKPGTNGQKGAEDIVANVAEFEVKDGGREYVFRLREGLKWSDGQPCTADDLLFAFEDVATYHDLHTTGIYDLFLENGSTTERVKVEKVDERTVRYVYKEPKAGLLFQIAVATFERPGLSGFLLPKHYLKQFHKKYNPDADQLAKDQQLEDWTQLFMLKQDPWHNADQPTLHAWKVTNPIGKGTALVAERNPYYWKVDQQGRQLPYIDRYRAEVLGDVQVELLKIMNGEIGMQLRNFNTPENKPLVSQNAAKGKYRLFDVPSRLSNTMIIQFNQTVGDDDLRELFRNKDFRIGLSYAINRKEIIDGVYAGQGEPWQAAPSKRNVVYDEAFAKQYTEFDVAKANEHLDKAGLTKKDADGKRLGPDGKPLVVTVMASTEFPHHTEALEFVKKGWEAVGVGLRVDPVAGTLFTERTMANQPQASTYTCSDFDIITGTGGDHYYVPSNSGSARYAIRWAQWYGSKGKAGDEPPKEVRDQLEAFTTMRTEFDTTKAIESARKVIEIAAQQFYAIGISTYPEEYGIVSNGFKNVPDSMANALPTPGPTQPEQYSL